The genomic DNA CATTTTCAGGTAATCCAAGTTAAAACCCTACCTTGACCAGCGATATGAGACAGTGGATCTGTCCATAGAAAGCACTGCGATGCAGAGCTGTCCAGCCAGATTCCTTATCCTTCACCATCAGGTCAGCATTCTTACTCTCAAGCAACCACTCCAGTAGGGCCTTCTTTCCCAATGAAGATGCCAGGTGCAGGGCAGTGCGACCGAAGTTATCCCGCAGGGTGGTCGCATTGTGGCAGTATGAAGTCAGGAACGCCCGTAGCTGCCCCTCAGAGCCACCCGTTAGTGCAGCTACAACCTCATCTGCATGCTTCTGTGAGCGGCATCTTGGGGTGCAGTCTGGCGGTGCCAGACTCATCCTGACCTCTATCAAATCCTCACAGTGAACCCTCCACCTTTTTATATTACAAAGTCCTTACGACAGCCCGCCACCCACAAttttaaacaaacttaaaaacacCACAATGTGcagtgacaaaaagaaaacacagtaaATACAACGTTTTACTGTCACAGAGCTGCtctcaaagaagaaaataaaatgtgtcaacaAAAGGTTGAGATGGTTTGGAGTGCTAGAATTGTGCTTGTGTTGAGGTTCCACTGCACCCTAGCAACACCAGAGCCTTTCTGTGGCTCGTTTCAGTCCACCATCTCAACCAAGGGTTGGTCACAAACTAAGGTGCTTTTAGCATACAATGGCATCATGaatttaataaatacaaaacttctTGTGCGTTTCATACAAAGTTATACACATTAATGTTTGCAAAAATATATCCTCTCTAAATACTCTTAATTTACAAAAGGCAATTTTACCAGCAACCCTCTGACCTTCTAGCCCAGCAGTCCAACCATCAAACTTGAGGGGAAAGGCCCCCTTTCCCCCCAaaattttctgtctctttttcaaaACTCCATAATTGTAGAGTGCACCTGAGGAAGAAAGATCCCAGTGAGTTATCACTAAATACCAGTCAACATTCACACTTAACAGTTTGCACAACATGCATGTGACACTGTGTTAGGGTGCTGTAGTagtgaaatgaaatgagatCCAAAACTGTAAGGTCATAACAAGTTTAGCCTAATAACAGACtggagaggtcagaggtcagatctATTGATATCTTTACATCTATTCGACAGCGCTGTGCAGATAAGAcctaaacaaatacattttaactttGCATATGGGCCTCTGGAGACTAGCAGAAAGTGCCCGGTCATCACAAACGTTGCCTAAATAACTTGATTATGTAACAAGCTAAGTTAGCGGACAACATTAGCTTCCTAGTTTTCAATTTGGCTATACCCCAATTCAAGCCCACAAAGAATCACACGTTAGAAAACAGGGCTGCTAAAACAATAAGGACCCTACATGTATATTAGAATAACATTACTGATCATCTTTACCCACAGAtgtcacacacatgttacaaacttacaaaatgcaaaatgtgcaaaacGAAGAGGCTACTTCGCTTCGCTAAGTATTAGCACATAGGGAGGAAAGCGTTACACTAAAAGCCCCATTACATTAGAAAGTAATGTGTATTTTCTTATCTGCAAGCTGAGACACAGAGTAGGAAAATCAACTATAACGGCATAGGTAAGAAAAGGGGGGCAAACGTTTTAATCTGAAGATATTTTGTTATCCTAAACAGTTAGCTTAGCGTTAGCTTAGCTGACGTTGGTAAAATGATACGTTTTAAAAGTAACGTCGTTTAGTTTCTTACCTTCCGTTAGATAAAGAAAAACGATGACATGGAGAAAGTAGCATCAACAAAGTACATCCAATGTGTCATTACTACTGTCAGCTTTTGGCTCAGGTGCAAATGTTGACAGGACTGGAAGCCTGAAACCCTGCAGGTGAAACACTCACTAGTGTCGAGCCTTCTGATTGGTCCAGGCGTATGTATCCCAGTAGTTGATTGGTTCATTTTGTGGGTTTGTTAGTGGGCTGTTGCTGTACCAATGATGTCATTGgcaatgtttagttttttattattattattattattattattatcattctgGGGTTGATATTATTAACTCTGTTATAAACTTGATAAACATTATACAACAACCAGATAACAACAAATTATTAttacttaaataaaaaagatgaattaaCATTTTGCCAGTAATGCAAGTCTTAAACAATAATTTTGTAGTTGTAGTTTTTCTTCCTAAAGCACGACAATTAAACAAGTGTTGTCCTTTTCAAGTGAGTTTCTACATGGTTGTGACAAAAAATAGCCTATAAAAATGCCTCAACCCTGTAAAAATATCAAACTTAGCTTCAGGTGGAGTATTGTCTGATCCTGGTTCCATGAAGCAATTGTCACATTGACCGAGGTCAGGATGGGGTCAGAATAGGGTAAAGGTAGGGTTACACTGAGTTCTTCTCAGGGGCTTCCAAATATGAGATATTGATGAGCATGCCCTCCCTGACAAGTCATGCATGAACACATCCAAAGTTCAGTTTTCAGCAGTATTATCCTGCATAATCCAGCAGGCAATTTGTCCACTCATCATTTGTTGAAagaatattggaaaaaaaatcagaccatatattaagagaaaaaaagttaaactgaCCATTCCCTTGTTTTTAGAACAATGTTTTTGAAGCCTAACAAAGCTTTCCAAGGTGAATATGTTGAGTTATTCGATTAACTCGATTTGATTAACTCTAGCAGAATAAATGTGTCAGTTCATCCTAACATATCAATTTTGACCATTTGCTCCAGCACATGGATCACAAGAATGTGTTTTGGTAAAGATAGCAGTGAAGAAAAAGTCCTGTATcctaaatatttatatttagagcCTAAATTTTAACATTTGTGCTTTTATAAGCTAAGTAATCCACCTTTTTGAATAggctacatacacacacacacacacacacacacacacacacacacacacacacacacacacacacacataaataaaaaataaacatgatttaatttaatgtgtttttgtttcaagtgtcggtttaaatgaaaagaaatggcACCTGAATCCAAAAAAATTAAGAATCATCTCTGATTTGCTCTCGGTTTGAGTTCGTTGTTTAGGTGGAACTGGATCATGTTAAATACAAAATTGTCATCCAAAGAAATGGCATCTTGACATCCCTGGGTGAGATATGAAGATCAATTTATCATTTAGGGTCCCTAATGAAAATTCAATTTTCAAAATATATAGCAGTAAAATATGGATTCCTTTATGTGACATTATCATTGAATAAAATGTTGGATGTTTCCTTCACCTGATTTCTCTCAGCCTTAGGGTTGTGCATGTAGGCCGATCAAATGGGTGTTCGATTCTTAATGATTTGTTGCCTATTTTCCCTTTACTTAATTGCCTATAGGCATTATAAAGATATTATAATAGCCTTCAATAATTATATCTGAAAATGTGCAAGTGGTCACTTAACACAGAGTTGCAACTAAACCATCACCAAATAAGCCTATCTGATAAGTACAATGAGGCTACCTCATTTTACAGTAACGTTGCTCGGGACGTCATTATAGCTCCGTCGCAGACCCTCAGTGGTTCCTGGACCCCCAGCACATATCATTACAAGCCGAGATGcaattttaaaaagatgtttgacAGTGACTTAAGATAAatacaaaaggaaaacaatataGGATCCTTagtaaaatatttcatttaaaatccgAATAAACCTGTATGAGTGTTCTGTTCACCTCCCCCTTTTCGCCGAAAATGGTATGCTCCCACCTTCCAATGCTGTGCACAGTGCTGCTCTGTTTAGTCTCCCCCTCCATAGTCCCGCCGTGTACAAGAGCCACAAGCTGGAAGTAGCCTACGTACATGGCAGTGTTTGGAGACACGCAACGTTTTCTGCCTCTGAAATGGGCGTAAGTTGTTTGCCGTAGTTACATCTGCTTCGCACTTTTTGCCTTTTAAAGCATCGATTGGTTTTTTATGCAGCCTGAGGTTGAGAACAAACGAAGAGGATTGCCCGAGAAGTTTACGAGCGTCCTTTATCGCCAAGGAAATGTAGACTTTCCCTAAACCAGGATGATTTGGGGGTAGTTATGTGGAGTTTAAATAGGAACTCGGGGCAGTTTTTCGAAAGGAGAAAAAGCGGGataaacagttgaaaaaaaaactttcccctggtCCCGTTAGAAGATCGAGGCGGTGACTGGTTTGTGTGGCTGGAGAACAATCTTTACGCACAGTCTGCCACAGACAGATTTGTAAAAATCCGAGATGCGCCTGTTGAGCACGTCATGCGGATGTAACCGCGAAGACAACAGAGGGAGAAAACTGAATTCTGGGATGATTTATTTGCTGTTGCTCCTCTGTGTCATATTGACCTGTCACGGTTGTCCAGACAAGTGTTTGTGCGTTTCACAAACTGTGAAATGCCAAAACCAGGATTTGAATGCCATTCCGCATTCTTTACCAAACAACACCAAAGTTCTGTTCGTCACAGGAAACGACATTTCCGGTATTAGTGTGGACTCTTTCCCAACCCGCCTGGAACTGTTAACAGATCTCTATCTTAGTGGGAATGAGATTGAGTTTGTGGATGTACAGGCATTTGAAAACTTGCCAAACCTTGTGCGACTGGACCTTAGCAATAACAACATTCTGAACTTCAGTGAAGGAGCTTTTCCCAGTGAGAACAAAGTGCAAGTCTTGAACCTCAGTAGTACTTTTCACAATCATACCTTCATGGATGAGTTTCTGGGCTTCCTGCAGAGTGGAAACCTCCATCAGCTGACAGTCCTGGACCTGTCCAACAATGACCTTGTGATTCTTCCAGATGACATATTCTCCAGCCTCTCCCACCTGGTCAACCTCAGCCTGCAGAACAGCTCCATCATCTCCATTCCGAATGGTACGCTGAAGGTGCCGCTGCGTGACCTTGACCTGAGGGACAACAGCCTGAGGGACCTTCCCACCGCCACCCTGGTGCAGTTCGACCGCAAGCCTGGACTCCGAATCCAGCTGGCAGGGAACCCCTGGCGATGCGACTGCTTCATCGAAGACATGCTGCTCTGGCTGAAAAACACTACTCAGATCGTGGACAGGCAGTACCTGACCTGTGCAGAGCCCGAGGCCCTCAGGCGCCGACACCTCCTGCATCTAGAGCTGTCACAGCTGAAGTGTTTGGGTGACATGGAGGGCGTCCTGGAGACCTCTTATGTTTTTCTGGGGCTGGTTCTGGCTCTTATTGGCGTCATATTTCTGCTGGTTCTCTACCTAAACAGAAAAGGTATCAAGCGTTGGATGTACAACATTCGGGATGCTTGTAGGGACCATATGGAGGGGTACCATTACAGGTACGAGATAAACTCTGATCCCCGTTTGGCCAACCTGAGCATCAACTCAGATGTGTGAGCAATAGTGGGACAGTGTCATGGACCTCACAGTGAGATATGAAATGACTTGTACTGTTAAGAGTTGCATGAAAGtcttcctccccttcccccTTTCCCCCTTTGATGCTATACAGATTTGACATCTGTCATGACTCCttattatccccccccccccccccacaacctCCATTCAACCACTGCCGCATGTCTTATAAAAGTACCTGGCAGCTGTGTGTCTTCCGTGTTGCATTGCATGGGCAATGAATTCTGGTAAACGGTCGCTGTTGTTCTTTTGGAAGAGCTGCAAAGAGTGATATGTTCTATTTTTACTTTTCCTAAAGGAGAAACGGACGAAGTTAGGTGACTTTGTGAAAGAATACCTGTCGATAAACAACACTCA from Labrus mixtus chromosome 11, fLabMix1.1, whole genome shotgun sequence includes the following:
- the tpbgb gene encoding trophoblast glycoprotein b, with amino-acid sequence MRLLSTSCGCNREDNRGRKLNSGMIYLLLLLCVILTCHGCPDKCLCVSQTVKCQNQDLNAIPHSLPNNTKVLFVTGNDISGISVDSFPTRLELLTDLYLSGNEIEFVDVQAFENLPNLVRLDLSNNNILNFSEGAFPSENKVQVLNLSSTFHNHTFMDEFLGFLQSGNLHQLTVLDLSNNDLVILPDDIFSSLSHLVNLSLQNSSIISIPNGTLKVPLRDLDLRDNSLRDLPTATLVQFDRKPGLRIQLAGNPWRCDCFIEDMLLWLKNTTQIVDRQYLTCAEPEALRRRHLLHLELSQLKCLGDMEGVLETSYVFLGLVLALIGVIFLLVLYLNRKGIKRWMYNIRDACRDHMEGYHYRYEINSDPRLANLSINSDV